The DNA window tggacttggatttgggatttgattactggacttgaattttatatTTGACTTGGACTtcagacttgaaggaattctaggAATTCCGGATTgagagaacttgaacttttcacttccgggacttgactttGACTTAAGACTTGAAGGAAATTTGAAAGAGTCtttagatagtttctctcttccttttctcttctttttttcttccttttttttccaaattagtttggtatttataggcaaagagATAAGTGAAATTTAATTTATGTACTattggccttaacccttgacattgAGGGTATTGTAGATAAATCACTTAATCAAAaattatctctttgattttatttgaatttattttagattttatccatttaactaatttaatttgGTTTGGGcttcttaaattattttaatttagagcccatTTAAAgtccattattttatttaattggacTGCAATTTTTTATGTCTACAAATGTCCCCTCAAGACTTAAGTTATCAAAGACTAGATAATTTAAgtcttgaattatctaataaaatttgttttatctAATCACAATTTGACTTGTATTTGATAACTTGTAACTAATCCTATTTGCCATCATAATCAACTTGAAATGGTTTGATCAGATCAAAAAATGGTGTTCCAAGAATAAcattttttgtaatatttttgaaGCCAAGAAAATCAGTAGTAAAACCAATACCAGAATTTTGAATAATGACATTGGTTaatttgtaatttatttttaaatcatcACCATTGGCAGATTTCATGCCTTCAATTGTAGTTTCCCAAAATTGTTGAGGAACTAAGTTAGCACGAATACAATTTAATTCTGCTCCGGAATCAACCAAAGCAATTGTTTCAAAAGAATaagagttttttatttttatgccaATTTTGATAAACCATTTTTGACTGATAACAAGACGGGATAAAGACCCGAGAAAAGGTTTATCTTCTTGATAGCAATTGTTTCGTGCATATGATGCACCACaacgatatatatatacacacacacatgtatatatatattctttcttcGGCAgcagaatttttatttttattttttttaaaatttagataTGGCTTCCCGCAAATCGTGTTCAGCCCCGAAAACGGATTCTGAGAGTAGCTCAAACTCTAATCCACAATGGATTACAAAATCTAGTAATCCCAAACTTAAAGGGAAAACAATTCGTTTTCCAATGGCTTTTGTTGGACTTCACTCTTCTACAGGCATGCAGAGTCATCTTAAATTTCACGTCAATAGTGCAGTGACTGGCCGTTTTGCTATCCCTGACATCAATTGATTTTAAGGTTTGGATATGTCTTTGATTAGCGGATCAAAGGAATTGGCATCCACAGATGTCCGTCGTCTTGGCCTACCTTACTTGTGTATTGCACCACATCATAATGAGGATGACTTCATCCCACGGCTTTTGATTGTCGAGAATATTGGGAACAAATTTATTAGATGGGGGACATCTTTGAACCCCAAAGGAGAGATTTCATATCTTAATGGATTTTGGGAGTGGTCCAGACGGGTTGCTGGACTCCTTAAGGATAGAGGCTTGGAGGATTTATCATTATCAGTCGAAGCAGCAACGATGGAATATCATCGTCCCCCTTCAGCATATCGGGCTTTATGTGAGGTATGGTGCCCTAAAACCAATACCTTTGTGACGAGGCATTGCATGGAGGCCTATCTAACTTGAGAAGATGGTGGACTCGGAAGTCATCTTGTTATAAAGACTTCTGTAGTCAATtttttcacattgatatttctCCTTTAATGACAAAAgttgttgaatacttgaatgacattgatgacttccttcatgaggagaatgacaccatgcgttttccatctttagaagaaaagcaaaagtaGTTGACTTCTTTGGAAGATCTTATTTTTGCTCATATGCTTATTGTTCCAGACTTGACCAAGGAACGTTGCAAGTATGCACATATAAGCATCAAACAAAGGTATTCTCATTAAAGAAAGGAACCTTAAATCATAACATGAATGTATATCTTACATGCTTTGATTTTGTCCTTTAGAAATGACAatacaaagaaaatttttttctttgaatttgactgaatttgaaaataaaagacaaagtcttttttttatttggatttaattGAACtcggaaataaaagacaaaggcatttttttttatttggatttaactgaacttggaaataaaagacaaagtttttttttatttgactgaatttggaaataaaagacaaagtctttttttatttggatttaactgaacttggaaataaaagacaaggtctattttttttttattgaacttggaaataaaaagacaaagtctttttcatttggatttaactgaacttggaaataaaagacaaagtctttttttttatttgactgaacttggaaattTCCAAGCTGCCTACGTACTCCTTTTGAGGAGATCAAGTCAAACGTAGTTCCatgcaagaatttttttttaactcttatttttgtctagaccgccctttcgtgttttcaatctagcgagtttttttttttaataccatTCATAGTTTATACTCATATGGGCAAGGAATATTACAATTTAATTCTAAGCGTAAAAACGCTTCAAAAATTTTCCATTGATAGGTCCGATCCGTAGACCGTCCTTGTCGATAATCTTATAAGCACCATTTGTGTAGATTTCTGTGACTACATATGGTCCATCCCATTTGGGTAGGCACTTGCCCCCAGTCCATCGAGTGATCACAATCGGTCTTCTTATAGCTAAGACCAAGTCTCCTATTTGAAATGCTCGAGGACGTACCTTTTTATTGAAAGCTCTCGACATACGAGCTTGATAACATTCTAGTCGCTTTTGAGCTTCCAACCTTTTTTCGTCTAAGGACTTAAGTTCTTTCATCCATTATTTGAGCATTTTGCTCAATTGTAAGGCCTTCTTGGATAGCAATCCCGAGAGACGGAATTCGACATTCCAATGATACTACTGCTTCAACGCCATAAACCAAAGAATATGATGTGGCTTGTGTTGGTGTTCGATAAGTTATTCGGTAGGCCCACAAAGCTTCTCCTACCCTTTCATGCCAATCTCTCTTTGACTTGGCGACAACTTTCTTTAGCAAAGTGCAGAGAGTTTTGTTAAAGGTGTCTGCAAGTCCATTTGCTGCTGCGTTGTACATGGAGGAATTGTGTtggacaaaatgaaacttttgacaaagtttgtccattagattgttatagaatggtttcccattatcagtaatgatatatcgaggaactccatatctataaatgatttgaccttggatgaaattgacaacggtctcttttttaacttcttttaatgGAAGTGCTTCCGCCCTTCTTGAGAAATAATCTATAGctgccaagatatacaaatggcCAGCAGACGATTTTAGAGTTATGGGTCCTACAACATCCAAACCCCAGGCATCAAAAGGCCATGAAGCAACAGTCGGATGTAAGGGTTCCGGTGGTTGGTGTATAAAGTTCACATGAACTTGACAAGCTTCATATCTTTTAGCATATTCAATGGAATCTTTCACCATGGTTGACCAATAATATCCCATCCTTTTTATCTGAAAGTAAAGTTTTGGTCCGGAATGATGAGCACCACATATCCCGGAATGGGCTTCTTCCAATACTTGATTTGCTTCTTCTTTCCTTAGGCATCGAAGAAACACGCCATCAAAAGAACGCCGATAAAGCGTATCTTTGTAGTAGATGAATCTAGAGGCATGTCGCCAAATTTCCGTTTTATGGCGATGATAATTTGGTAACtttccatatttaagaaagtcaatgattggttgcctccaatcctcattttcagttgtatcaactaagatattatgaatttttgttaCATCTTCAGGTGTCCATGATGGAATTACTCATTTTTGAGAAATGGACATGTAACACCCCAAAACTTCACCAGGGGTAATTACACGGTACAACCACTATTCACACATTCCCAGTTACCCGGGTCTATGCAGATAGCGTACCGTAAGCCTTTATTATCGGAATACCATTATCTAACTTCGATACACCAAAGTATTTTATGCGACAAACATACACAATAATTCCAATATATTTAAATACACACTTAAGTGCTTAATACAAAATTCCTTGCATAGATTTACGTAGTTCTAGATCTATTACACTACCTTGATCCTTATTTAGCCTGGTTCCTTCCCCACTCAACTTCCGTTAATCTACATGTATGGAAAACATGCAGGAGGGTTAACCAAGCTAAACGCAACCAATCAGAGTCAAGTATAGACATTTATCAAAATCATTTGggcaaacataaaatataaacttGTATAGAATGTGGACGAGATCACAACACGGAGTTCAAACTTCTTTTGAAggtaataattataaatttatagaaGTCATATTTCAACACAAATTATCCCTGTCTGACATTCCAAATTATAAATCCATTCAATGGATTCCAGCATCCCCACTTTACGGTTTTTCCCAGATTCGTCAATCCGGTTAGTATGTGGGGTACCCACCTGTATGCTTTCCCGTCGGAAAGATCGTGGAAATAACTCCTTTACATAGTGTGGGAGTAAAATCGCTCTGACCACACACACTAGTCACACCTTAGGACTAGTTAGCAAAAACCACAACTGGGCCAAGGTTGGGGCGACCATGTGCACAGGCAACAAAATAATCATATTCTTTCATTTCCACATACTCAAAGAAATTCAGCACAGGGAGTTTGAAATCATATGAATATTTGTATCAAACCGCATTTTAATAGGAATTTTAGTAACGTGCACCAATTTGCATAATCTCAAATGTAAAATTCCTTTTTCGAAACTTAGTAGCCAACTCTTATTCATCACATAATCGTCTTCCCAAAATAACTCAGTTTCCAATTTACAATAAATGTAAATAGGTATCTTTTTTCCAAAATTCATCGCAAATCATAATTCGGCATTTAAAGACACATAAACTGTATTTATCGCAAATAACATTTCTTTATTGACAAAGAATTTATCGTATCAAATAAATCACATATCACATCAAAACATTCTCATTGGATATCATATCAAAACATTTTAAATGTATTAGCAGTGGCAACCCTCACCTTTGCCGATACTTTCAATTTTCAGTGAGTGtcttccctttctttttattGTATACGAGACTCAGTCCAACGTCTTCGGTTCCTagccaaatatttattttcagttTCACTCAAGTATCGTAGTATATTACCGTACTTATAATAACCATGCCTTACTGGTAATAAATACAAATGAAGTCTATATcttatattataaattaattgagGTTATTACATAATTATCTACAGAAGCTTCACACCTATAGTTTTGATTAATAACCACAATCCAATTTCAAAACTTATAAGATTTTGATTCATATGTCGATTCAATCACAGAGTAGTTATAAACACATGCAAAACCCAAGTTCCTATTTTAAGGACAAATCCTTACATGGAAGTTTAACTTATCAATTTTCATTCATATATCTTAACGAAATTTCATAACAAATGATATATTCTCAAATCTCCTATAATTCCTTAGTCAAATCTGTCGCATATAATATATTTCATGTCTTTAACTCCTTGATAGCCTTGCATGCAATCTCAACTATATTCCTTCCGCCCAATCTTCACATGCATGATCATTTAATCACTCTTACTCACAACTCAACATATTCATGGTCATAATTCATCATCTGCTTGACAaatttatgcatgcatatataaatCCATATCAAAAACTCCAAATTTATCACCACATATACCAACTTTTTATTTAGACCTGTAACCCTAGATCCTCTCCATGGACTATTACATATATTACACAATCAAGTTCACCATAGCATCGTTACCTTTCCTCACCTTTTTCAAGTATCTAAGCTTCTTTGTGCTTCTTGGATtctgatcgatactttttattgcaagaaatacttgcaactcaataccgacgggtttatcccaatcgcaagtgtacgtgccaactgacagtataatagtgaaaggggtcgaatccacgaggactgtattaattaccaactataacttctaacaatagtgcaaattaaattcggatgcttctaatattaactagcaataaaatttagataaatatcaatggatgaaaaactagcttgggtttggcttgccaactacctccacctgtgcacacagattaatatgcaatcacacaatttaaaagtctaacaatgtcaattgaaaggccttggtccagctgcagtcaattagatttccctaaacaacgatcctgactttggtccagttgcaagatcttttcttatcaaaggagtcttggttggtctatcctaagagtttcctaagacaagcataagcactaggaaatcgacagttgcacaatctaggataatggtctattacccaatcaattatgtcctatgttcccaaaacttggatcttacgcaagttcttgttacttcgtcaaacaccgggtcatggtcagccgaatatgtttaactaacaattcctaaaattatgatgttgatcaggcatgcataacaataggaaataaacaattaatccagagaacaaagaattaaacttagtctgattgtcaattaaatatgtgcacaaggtttatggtagaagtattaccaaaccctagctagtaaagagtttagctacacatgcttaaaattaaaaccatataaatactcatagacaatgttcaaatcaatggaagagtagaaatttgctgaagaattgatgtgcccagctttgatgttgcttctcctccttcctgccgacacccacttcctcaatctttggtcttcggctaCGCAAAGTAAAAGTCTCCCTTTTTTCTCAGCTTAACACGccttatatagtctttagcaagccctaaactggcccaattgtccttgccacgtcagcaacttaattaacacaagtctggttcccacgttctgcggccgcgacaagttgcaaaacaggttacaaattctgtccagtaatgaatttattctcccgcagtacctgtgcataaaaacaccaatgtgggtagtattttgcactaaacaacatagaaaaatagtaattttaagcccgtaaaagtaggtgtattttacacccaacAGATTCCCTTGTTTTTATCTCTGTACTTCCCTTGCCCTCTGAGTTTCCTATCAAAACCACATATAGCTAATGAGAAACTGTTatggatattttattttcttgactAATGAGTTGTAGTTCTTCTTACCCAAGTCTTCCAAAATACTTTGCtaagcttctttttcttcttccttcttcaaGACATACCCATCTCGCTTAGGACTTCACTGTCTACTATCCTCTTTcatttatctctctctctttcttgtcTCCCTCTCTACCTTGCTAAGTAAGAGAACCCGTATTTAACCCTACATTTCATCTCTTACTTCTTTACACGTTTTCCCTCCCTTACTTGACAGGTGGTACACATGCATATCTCATAATTACATTCTTTGCTTCTTACCATGTACACGACAGCATGCATATCTTATTTCCTCCgattatttttttagaaaaaaaaaaacaattctcttaCACCATACATCCATCAAATTCTCATGTCAGACTTTATTCTCTTAGACTTCCATAGTTAAGGACTTGATAGTCAATTTCTATTGATGACCACTCCTTCCTACCAACcctgaattatttatttattatatatatatatatatatatatatatatatatatattttaaaaatgtaATATACGTACGAAAATAATCCCTTATAATTATTCACTTGAGCAAGAATTTCACCTACTTACTTGGTGAATTTTTTTCTGGGTGTTACAGGACACAATCGCGATATCTTTATCAGAGTTAGCCAATACAATAGCTAAGTTAGCCAATGCATCTGCTTGTCGATTTTCATTCCTTGGGACATGAATAATATTAACCATGTCAAATTTTTCCGAGAGCTTTGCCGCATGCTTTTGGTAAGGAATTAAATTGATCTTCCGGacttcatattttgataaaagttgattaataaccaacttagaattttcaaaaacttCAAGCTGTCCACGTTGCATCTCTAAAGCCATTTCCAAGCCAATTATCAAGGCTTGGTATTCCGCCACATTGTTGGAACACATCTCCATCAATGTAAAGGAGAAAGGCATGACTTCATTTTGAGAGGTAACGAAAACTACCCCAACTCCCTCACCATATTTTCGTGCAGCACCATCAAAGAGTAATTTCCATGATGGTAttatatcaatgaaaaagactTTTTCATCCAAAAATTCTTCTGGAAGCTCCCACTCTGCTGGAATCGGATGGTCCACTAGGAAATCCGCTAAAGCTTGTCCTTTTATAGCCTTTTGAGGTACAAAAGTAATATCAAACTCTGATAAAAGAAGTGCCCACTTTGCTAATCTTCCGGATAAGACTGGTATTGACATGATGAATTTAAGTGGATCCGCCTTTGTGATCAAATGATTAACATGTGCAAGCATATAATGTCTTAGCTTCTTTGTTGCGAAGACTAATGCTAGGCACCCTCTTTCAATTGGTGAATAATTTAGCTCTGTGCCTACCAACGTACGACTCACGTAGTATGATGCGCTTTCTTTCCCCTCGTCATCCACTTGTCCAAGAAGTGCTCCTAATGATCGCTCCTGGGCAGTAATGTATAGGATTAATGGCTTACCTAAAATTGGTGCCTTTAGTATAGGCGGATGTAGGAGGTACTCTTTGATATTATTAAAGGCTTTCCGACAAGTATCATCTATTTAAAAGAAGTCtcttttttcatcaacttattGAATGGGTGGCATCATCCAGCAAGGTTTGAAATAAACCTTCTAATGTACGCGAGCTTTCCTTGCAAGCTATTTAGCTCGTGTAAGTTAGTCGGTTCTGGCATTTTTAAAATGGAGTCGATTTTTGTTCGATCAATTTCAATACCTCTATGCCTTACGATGAAGCCAAGAAATTTTCTAGAAGTGACACCAAAGGCGCACTTGAGAGGAttcatctttaattgaaatcGACGAAGTCTTTCAAAGATAACCCGTAAATCATCTAAATGATCTTTTCGGTTTTTGGTCTTTACGACTAAGTCATCCACATAACATTCCACCTTTTTATCCAACATATCATCAAAGATCTTCTGCATGGTACGTTGATATGTGGCTCCGACattcttcaatccaaaaggcataacTTTGTAACCATATATTCCTTTTGGAGTACGGAATGCAGTGAATTCCTCATCCTTTGGGTTCATCCGAATTTGGTTGTATCCAGACGaaccatccatgaaggataacACTTCGTGTCCAGTAGTTGCATCAACCATTAGCTCTATGATGGGCAATGGAAAATcatcctttggacatgctttaTTTAATCTCGGAAGTCAACACAGACCCGTAGttgcccatttttcttcattactAGGACAATATTGGCAATCCATGTTGGGTATTTAACTTCTCGAATGAATCCAGCTTCAATAAGTT is part of the Tripterygium wilfordii isolate XIE 37 chromosome 7, ASM1340144v1, whole genome shotgun sequence genome and encodes:
- the LOC120002596 gene encoding uncharacterized protein LOC120002596; protein product: MVDATTGHEVLSFMDGSSGYNQIRMNPKDEEFTAFRTPKGIYGYKVMPFGLKNVGATYQRTMQKIFDDMLDKKVECYVDDLVVKTKNRKDHLDDLRVIFERLRRFQLKMNPLKCAFGVTSRKFLGFIVRHRDDTCRKAFNNIKEYLLHPPILKAPILGKPLILYITAQERSLGALLGQVDDEGKESASYYVSRTLVGTELNYSPIERGCLALVFATKKLRHYMLAHVNHLITKADPLKFIMSIPVLSGRLAKWALLLSEFDITFVPQKAIKGQALADFLVDHPIPAEWELPEEFLDEKVFFIDIIPSWKLLFDGAARKYGEGVGVVFVTSQNEVMPFSFTLMEMCSNNVAEYQALIIGLEMALEMQRGQLEVFENSKNENRQADALANLAIVLANSDKDIAIVSCNTQKKIHQLPNYHRHKTEIWRHASRFIYYKDTLYRRSFDGVFLRCLRKEEANQVLEEAHSGICGAHHSGPKLYFQIKRMGYYWSTMVKDSIEYAKRYEACQVHVNFIHQPPEPLHPTVASWPFDAWGLDVVGPITLKSSAGHLYILAAIDYFSRRAEALPLKEFHFVQHNSSMYNAAANGLADTFNKTLCTLLKKVVAKSKRDWHERVGEALWAYRITYRTPTQATSYSLVYGVEAVVSLECRIPSLGIAIQEGLTIEQNAQIMDERT